In Paraburkholderia phenazinium, the following are encoded in one genomic region:
- the acpP gene encoding acyl carrier protein, which translates to MDNIEQRVKKIVAEQLGVAEAEIKNEASFVNDLGADSLDTVELVMALEDEFGMEIPDEEAEKITTVQQAIDYARANVKA; encoded by the coding sequence ATGGACAATATCGAACAGCGCGTCAAGAAGATCGTCGCAGAACAACTGGGCGTTGCGGAAGCGGAGATCAAGAACGAAGCATCGTTCGTGAACGACCTCGGCGCTGACTCGCTCGACACCGTCGAACTCGTGATGGCCCTCGAAGACGAATTCGGCATGGAAATTCCGGATGAAGAAGCTGAGAAGATCACGACCGTTCAGCAAGCCATCGACTACGCTCGCGCAAACGTCAAGGCCTAA
- the fabG gene encoding 3-oxoacyl-ACP reductase FabG, which translates to MEKTLDKQIAIVTGASRGIGRAIALELARQGATVIGTATSESGASAISEAFKAAGVNGRGAVLNVNDAAAAEALIDGTVKEFGTLHVLVNNAGITQDQLAMRMKDDDWDAVIDTNLKSVFRLSRAVLRPMMKARGGRIINITSVVGSAGNPGQANYAAAKAGVAGMTRALAREIGSRGITVNCVAPGFIDTDMTKTLPEEQQTALKAQIPLGRLGSPEDIAHAVAFLASPQAGYITGTTIHVNGGMYMS; encoded by the coding sequence ATGGAAAAGACTCTCGATAAGCAGATCGCGATCGTGACGGGCGCCTCGCGCGGCATTGGCCGCGCCATTGCGCTCGAACTGGCGCGCCAGGGCGCAACGGTGATCGGCACGGCAACCAGCGAAAGCGGCGCCAGCGCGATTAGCGAAGCCTTCAAGGCCGCCGGCGTGAACGGCCGTGGTGCCGTGCTGAACGTGAACGACGCCGCGGCTGCTGAAGCGCTGATCGACGGCACCGTGAAAGAATTCGGAACATTGCACGTCCTCGTGAACAACGCGGGCATCACACAGGATCAACTGGCCATGCGCATGAAGGACGACGACTGGGACGCGGTGATCGACACCAATCTCAAGTCCGTATTCCGCTTGTCGCGCGCCGTCTTGCGTCCGATGATGAAGGCGCGTGGCGGCCGGATCATCAACATCACTTCGGTGGTCGGCTCGGCCGGCAACCCGGGGCAGGCCAACTACGCAGCGGCGAAAGCTGGCGTGGCAGGCATGACGCGGGCGCTGGCGCGTGAAATCGGCAGCCGCGGCATCACCGTGAATTGCGTTGCGCCGGGTTTTATCGACACCGACATGACGAAGACCCTGCCGGAAGAGCAGCAAACCGCGCTGAAGGCGCAGATTCCGCTTGGCCGTCTGGGTAGCCCGGAAGACATTGCTCACGCCGTCGCGTTTCTTGCTTCGCCGCAGGCCGGCTACATCACCGGCACGACGATCCATGTAAACGGCGGCATGTACATGTCGTAA
- the fabD gene encoding ACP S-malonyltransferase: protein MKFAFVFPGQGSQSVGMLNAFADHAIVRETVQEASDALGQDLGKLIAEGPADDLNLTTNTQPVMLTAAYAIYRAWTAAGGPAPAIVAGHSLGEYTALVAAGALAFRDAVPLVRFRAQAMQTAVPVGVGGMAAILGLDDDAVRAVCAEAASAGVVEAVNFNAPAQVVIAGHKAAVEKACELAKAKGAKRALPLPVSAPFHSSLLKPASDQLREYLASVEVLVPAIPVVNNVDVAVVSEPAAIKDALVRQAAGAVRWVECVQAIAGQGVTHVIECGPGKVLAGLTRRIDGNLVGASVFDPASLEETLKLVTA from the coding sequence ATGAAATTTGCGTTTGTTTTTCCTGGTCAGGGCTCGCAATCGGTCGGTATGCTTAATGCATTTGCCGATCACGCCATCGTGCGCGAGACGGTTCAGGAAGCGTCCGACGCGCTCGGCCAGGATCTGGGCAAGCTGATTGCCGAAGGTCCGGCGGACGACCTGAATCTCACCACCAATACCCAGCCGGTCATGCTGACGGCGGCGTACGCGATTTACCGCGCATGGACGGCTGCGGGCGGTCCGGCGCCGGCCATCGTCGCCGGCCACAGTCTCGGCGAATACACGGCGCTGGTCGCGGCGGGCGCATTGGCGTTCCGCGACGCGGTGCCGCTCGTGCGTTTCCGCGCCCAGGCCATGCAGACGGCGGTGCCGGTTGGCGTGGGCGGCATGGCAGCCATCCTCGGTCTCGACGATGACGCAGTGCGCGCGGTCTGTGCGGAAGCGGCGTCCGCGGGCGTTGTGGAAGCGGTGAATTTCAACGCGCCTGCGCAGGTCGTGATCGCAGGCCACAAGGCCGCGGTCGAGAAGGCCTGCGAACTTGCCAAGGCCAAAGGTGCGAAGCGCGCTTTGCCGTTGCCGGTCTCGGCGCCGTTCCACTCGTCGCTGCTCAAGCCGGCATCGGACCAGTTGCGCGAGTATCTGGCGAGCGTCGAAGTGCTGGTGCCGGCGATTCCGGTCGTCAACAACGTCGACGTGGCCGTGGTTAGCGAGCCGGCCGCCATCAAGGATGCGCTTGTGCGTCAGGCAGCCGGTGCGGTGCGCTGGGTGGAATGCGTGCAGGCAATCGCGGGCCAAGGTGTGACGCATGTGATCGAATGCGGTCCCGGCAAGGTGTTGGCGGGTCTGACCAGGCGCATCGACGGCAATCTGGTCGGCGCGTCGGTGTTCGATCCGGCCTCGCTCGAAGAAACGCTCAAGCTCGTGACGGCCTGA
- a CDS encoding beta-ketoacyl-ACP synthase III — MAQSTIYSRVLGTGSYLPPGRVTNQDLAERLARQGVETSDEWIVARTGIHARHFAEPDVTTSDLALIAAQRAIEAADIDPQSIDLIIVATSTPDYVFPSTACLLQNKLGIKNNGAAFDVQAVCSGFAYAVATADSFIRSGQHRTALVIGAETFSRLLDFNDRTTCVLFGDGAGAVILSASDQPGVLASALHADGSHSNILCTPGNVNGGVIAGSAFLHMDGQAVFKLAVNVLEKVAVEALSKAGLAPQEVDWLIPHQANIRIMQSTCRKLGLPQERMVVTVGEHGNTSAASIPLAFDVAVRDGRIKRGQNILIEGVGGGFTWGASVIRY; from the coding sequence ATGGCTCAATCGACAATTTATTCCCGCGTGCTGGGCACCGGCAGCTATCTGCCGCCCGGGCGCGTCACCAATCAGGATCTGGCTGAACGTCTCGCCAGGCAGGGCGTCGAGACGAGCGACGAGTGGATCGTAGCCCGCACGGGCATCCATGCGCGCCATTTCGCAGAACCCGACGTCACCACCAGCGACCTCGCCCTCATCGCCGCCCAGCGTGCGATCGAAGCGGCCGACATCGACCCGCAATCGATCGATCTGATCATTGTCGCCACTTCCACGCCGGACTATGTATTTCCCAGCACGGCGTGCCTGCTGCAGAACAAGCTCGGCATCAAGAACAACGGCGCTGCGTTCGACGTGCAGGCGGTCTGTTCCGGTTTCGCTTACGCCGTGGCGACGGCCGACAGTTTCATCCGCAGCGGCCAGCATCGCACTGCGCTGGTGATCGGCGCTGAGACCTTTTCGCGCCTGCTCGATTTCAACGACCGCACGACCTGCGTGCTGTTCGGCGACGGCGCCGGCGCGGTAATTCTTTCGGCCTCCGACCAGCCGGGTGTGCTCGCGAGCGCCCTGCATGCCGACGGCAGCCACTCGAACATTCTTTGCACCCCGGGCAACGTGAACGGCGGTGTGATCGCCGGCAGCGCGTTCCTGCATATGGACGGCCAGGCGGTATTCAAGCTTGCCGTCAACGTGCTCGAGAAGGTCGCGGTCGAAGCGCTTAGCAAAGCTGGCCTCGCACCGCAAGAGGTCGATTGGCTGATTCCGCACCAGGCCAATATCCGTATCATGCAAAGCACGTGCCGCAAGCTCGGCCTGCCGCAGGAGCGCATGGTCGTCACAGTGGGCGAGCACGGCAATACGTCGGCTGCGTCCATTCCGCTCGCGTTCGACGTCGCCGTGCGCGACGGCCGCATCAAGCGCGGCCAGAACATCCTGATCGAAGGCGTCGGCGGCGGCTTCACGTGGGGCGCATCGGTTATCCGCTATTGA
- the plsX gene encoding phosphate acyltransferase PlsX: MTVKLTIDCMGGDHGPSVTVPAAVSFVRSHPDAQLMLVGIESAIRAQLKKLKAESEPSLIVVPASEIVAMDDPVEVALRKKKDSSMRVALNRVKEGEAQACISAGNTGALMAVSRYVLKTLPGIERPAIAFALPNPTGYTMMLDLGANVDCEPQHLLQFAEMGHALVSALEGKERPTIGLLNIGEEVIKGNETIKRAGELLRASTLNFRGNVEGDDIYKGTTDVIVCDGFVGNVALKTSEGLAQMLNNIIKEEFGRSWLTKVMGVLALPVLLRFKKRVDPRQYNGAALLGLRSLVIKSHGSADAYAFEWAIKRGYDAVKNGVLERLARAMEENASSLEQATRDASGAGYASPAAGQPAEPYAALSSKA; this comes from the coding sequence ATGACAGTAAAGCTCACAATAGATTGCATGGGAGGCGACCACGGCCCGTCCGTGACCGTTCCCGCGGCTGTCAGTTTCGTTCGTTCGCATCCCGACGCGCAGTTGATGCTCGTCGGCATCGAAAGTGCCATTCGCGCCCAGCTCAAGAAGTTAAAGGCTGAGAGCGAGCCTTCCCTGATCGTCGTGCCTGCTTCCGAGATCGTCGCCATGGACGATCCGGTTGAAGTCGCATTGCGCAAGAAAAAAGACTCGTCGATGCGCGTGGCGCTGAACCGCGTCAAGGAAGGCGAGGCCCAGGCCTGCATCTCCGCCGGCAACACCGGCGCGTTGATGGCCGTCTCCCGCTATGTCCTGAAAACGCTCCCGGGCATCGAACGCCCGGCGATCGCGTTCGCGCTGCCCAATCCCACCGGCTATACGATGATGCTCGACCTGGGCGCCAACGTCGATTGCGAGCCGCAGCATCTGCTGCAGTTTGCGGAGATGGGGCATGCGCTCGTGTCGGCGCTCGAAGGCAAGGAGCGTCCGACAATCGGCCTGCTCAACATCGGCGAAGAGGTCATCAAGGGCAACGAGACCATCAAGCGTGCCGGTGAACTGCTGCGGGCGAGTACACTGAATTTTCGCGGTAACGTCGAAGGCGATGACATCTATAAGGGCACGACCGACGTGATCGTCTGCGACGGCTTTGTCGGCAATGTCGCGCTGAAGACGTCGGAAGGGCTCGCGCAGATGCTCAACAACATCATCAAGGAAGAGTTCGGCCGTTCGTGGCTGACCAAGGTGATGGGGGTGCTCGCGTTGCCGGTGCTGTTGCGCTTCAAGAAGCGGGTCGATCCTCGGCAATACAATGGTGCTGCACTGCTCGGCCTGCGCAGTCTCGTCATCAAGAGCCACGGCTCGGCGGACGCCTACGCGTTTGAGTGGGCGATCAAACGCGGGTATGATGCCGTCAAAAACGGCGTGCTGGAGCGCCTTGCGCGGGCGATGGAAGAGAATGCGAGTTCTCTGGAACAGGCCACGCGCGACGCAAGCGGCGCGGGTTACGCAAGCCCGGCCGCAGGCCAGCCAGCCGAGCCCTACGCTGCGCTATCCTCGAAGGCATAA
- the rpmF gene encoding 50S ribosomal protein L32 encodes MAVQQNKKSPSKRGMHRSHDFLSAAPLAVEPSTGEVHLRHHVSPNGYYRGKKVVKTKND; translated from the coding sequence ATGGCAGTCCAACAAAACAAGAAGTCGCCGTCGAAGCGCGGTATGCACCGCTCGCACGATTTCCTCAGCGCAGCGCCGCTGGCTGTGGAACCGAGCACGGGTGAAGTGCATCTGCGTCACCACGTTAGCCCGAACGGCTACTATCGCGGCAAGAAAGTCGTCAAGACGAAGAACGACTAA
- a CDS encoding DUF177 domain-containing protein, which yields MTQHPGKPVGLADPHDLDLFEFARSGRQAAGLVRVSQLPRMLNEVPAEAPERESAFTWQAEGATQPELQDDGTEGPQPYLRLAIHGSAWLECQRCLTPYLQAFNVDATYRIVNTEAEAEEFPLDEDEVDVIVGSAHFDLIDLIEEELLLNLPLVPKHEVCPEVHESLVSGAAGDEGEGDEAAQDEAETGGEPARPNPFAALEALKKGGSGGEKH from the coding sequence ATGACTCAACATCCTGGCAAACCTGTAGGTCTCGCCGACCCGCATGATCTCGATCTGTTCGAATTCGCGCGTAGTGGGCGCCAGGCCGCGGGTCTCGTGCGCGTCTCGCAACTGCCGCGCATGTTAAACGAAGTCCCGGCGGAAGCGCCAGAGCGCGAAAGCGCGTTCACCTGGCAGGCCGAAGGGGCGACGCAGCCGGAATTGCAGGACGACGGCACCGAGGGTCCGCAGCCTTATCTGAGGCTTGCGATTCACGGGTCGGCATGGCTCGAATGCCAGCGGTGTCTCACACCGTATTTGCAGGCGTTCAACGTCGATGCGACTTACCGGATCGTCAACACTGAGGCGGAAGCCGAAGAGTTTCCGCTCGACGAGGATGAAGTCGATGTGATCGTGGGCTCAGCCCATTTCGATCTTATCGACTTGATCGAAGAAGAGTTGCTGCTGAATTTGCCGTTGGTGCCCAAGCACGAGGTTTGCCCTGAAGTGCACGAGTCTCTCGTGTCGGGGGCAGCGGGTGACGAGGGCGAGGGCGACGAAGCCGCGCAGGACGAAGCTGAAACGGGTGGCGAGCCCGCTCGGCCCAATCCGTTCGCGGCGCTCGAAGCGCTCAAGAAGGGCGGTTCCGGCGGCGAGAAGCACTGA
- a CDS encoding Maf-like protein — protein sequence MPDTLSRPPRLILASSSRYRRELLERLRVPFDVVVPAVDETPQPGETPEATALRLSEAKARAVAAKLPAGEHALVIGSDQVATYDGLQIGKPGSHDRALAQLQAMRDREVLFHSALCLFDSRDGSAQTLDVITTVRFRNLSDAALDAYLRAETPYDVAGSAKSEGLGIALLDAIESDDPTALVGLPLIALSRMLLAAGFPLLGAQ from the coding sequence ATGCCGGATACCCTTTCCCGCCCGCCGCGCCTGATTCTGGCGTCGAGTTCGCGCTATCGCCGCGAGCTTCTGGAACGCCTGCGCGTACCGTTCGACGTCGTCGTCCCCGCCGTCGACGAGACGCCCCAGCCGGGCGAAACGCCCGAAGCGACCGCGCTGCGGCTCTCCGAGGCCAAAGCACGCGCCGTCGCCGCCAAACTGCCCGCCGGCGAGCACGCGCTCGTGATCGGTTCGGACCAGGTCGCCACCTACGACGGTCTGCAAATCGGCAAACCCGGCTCGCACGACAGGGCCCTCGCCCAGTTGCAGGCGATGCGCGACCGCGAAGTGCTGTTTCATAGCGCACTGTGCCTGTTCGATAGTCGTGACGGCAGTGCCCAGACGCTCGACGTGATTACGACGGTACGCTTCAGGAATCTGTCCGACGCCGCGCTGGACGCTTATCTGCGCGCCGAAACACCCTACGACGTGGCGGGCAGCGCCAAATCCGAAGGACTCGGCATTGCGCTGCTGGACGCGATCGAATCGGACGACCCGACGGCCCTCGTCGGACTGCCGCTGATTGCTTTGTCGCGGATGCTGCTGGCAGCCGGCTTTCCTCTGCTGGGGGCGCAATGA
- a CDS encoding SAM-dependent methyltransferase, with the protein MSGTLYLIPNTLGEGDAEALDAVLPAPVRARAAALHYYIGENAKTTRAFLKKVGTERPIQEIEIRELNVNTPAGEIDKLLAPILAGTDAGLVSEAGCPAVADPGALLVRRAHERGVKVVPFVGPSSILLALMASGLNGQSFAFHGYLPVDATERATRLRDLEQQSRKGKQTQIFIETPYRNKALLDTLLSTCAPSTLVCVAVDLTLETETIVSRTVTDWKKTPAPDLHKRPAIFLLLAV; encoded by the coding sequence ATGAGCGGCACACTGTATTTGATCCCGAACACCCTCGGCGAAGGCGACGCCGAGGCGCTCGACGCCGTCCTGCCCGCGCCGGTGCGGGCTCGCGCCGCGGCGCTGCACTACTACATCGGCGAAAACGCGAAAACGACGCGGGCGTTCCTGAAGAAGGTCGGTACCGAACGCCCGATCCAGGAAATCGAAATTCGCGAGCTGAATGTGAATACGCCGGCGGGCGAGATCGACAAGCTGCTCGCGCCGATTCTGGCCGGCACCGACGCCGGGCTGGTCTCCGAAGCCGGCTGCCCGGCCGTGGCCGATCCGGGCGCGTTGCTGGTCCGGCGGGCGCACGAGCGCGGCGTCAAGGTCGTGCCGTTCGTCGGACCTAGTTCGATTCTGCTGGCGTTGATGGCATCCGGCCTGAACGGCCAGAGCTTTGCGTTTCACGGTTATTTGCCGGTGGACGCCACGGAGCGGGCCACGCGGCTGCGCGATCTGGAGCAGCAATCCCGCAAGGGGAAGCAGACCCAGATCTTTATCGAGACGCCTTATCGCAACAAGGCGCTGCTCGATACGCTGCTGTCGACCTGCGCGCCGTCGACGCTGGTGTGCGTCGCGGTCGATCTGACGCTGGAAACGGAGACGATCGTCAGCCGCACGGTGACGGACTGGAAAAAAACGCCGGCGCCCGATCTGCACAAGCGCCCGGCGATTTTCCTGCTGCTGGCCGTCTGA
- a CDS encoding S49 family peptidase translates to MADNLTPDPNQPSSAGRKPTPTDEPGWERAALERIALAAISEQRAARRWKIFFRFVFIVIVLLVVWGVFDFSGEKVATTGRHTALVSLDGEIAADTNANADDVDSALESAFDDAGTAGVILSCNSPGGSPVQAGIINRDIRRLRAKYPSIPLYVVVGDMCASGGYYAAAAADKIYVDKASIVGSIGVLMDGFGFTGLMDKLGVERRLHTSGENKGFFDPFSPETPKMDAHAQEMLDQIHQQFIDAVREGRGKRLHETPDIFSGLFWTGQQSVDLGLADGFGDTDYVARDIIKAPDIVDYTVKESITDRVARKFGAAVGSAAVHAMVLGGKMSLR, encoded by the coding sequence ATGGCCGACAATCTCACTCCCGATCCAAACCAACCGTCCTCAGCGGGCCGCAAGCCGACGCCAACTGATGAACCGGGCTGGGAACGCGCCGCCCTCGAACGCATTGCGCTCGCGGCCATCAGCGAGCAGCGCGCGGCGCGGCGCTGGAAAATCTTTTTCCGCTTCGTGTTCATCGTCATCGTGCTGCTGGTCGTCTGGGGCGTGTTCGACTTTTCCGGCGAGAAGGTGGCGACCACCGGGCGCCACACGGCGCTCGTGTCGCTGGACGGCGAGATCGCCGCGGATACCAACGCGAATGCCGATGACGTCGACTCCGCGCTGGAAAGCGCCTTCGACGATGCCGGCACGGCTGGCGTGATCCTGAGCTGCAACAGTCCGGGCGGCAGTCCGGTGCAGGCGGGCATCATCAACCGCGATATTCGCCGCTTGCGGGCCAAGTATCCGTCCATTCCGCTGTATGTGGTGGTGGGAGATATGTGCGCCTCCGGCGGCTACTACGCGGCAGCGGCGGCAGACAAGATCTACGTGGACAAGGCGAGCATCGTCGGCTCGATCGGCGTGCTGATGGACGGCTTTGGCTTCACGGGGCTGATGGACAAGCTCGGGGTCGAGCGGCGTCTGCATACGTCGGGCGAAAACAAGGGCTTCTTCGACCCGTTCTCGCCGGAAACACCGAAGATGGACGCGCATGCGCAGGAAATGCTCGACCAGATCCACCAGCAGTTCATCGACGCGGTGCGTGAGGGTCGCGGCAAGCGGCTGCATGAGACGCCGGATATCTTCTCGGGCCTCTTCTGGACCGGTCAGCAGAGTGTCGATCTGGGGCTGGCGGATGGCTTTGGCGATACCGATTACGTGGCGCGCGACATCATCAAGGCGCCGGATATCGTCGATTACACGGTGAAGGAAAGCATCACCGACCGCGTGGCGCGCAAGTTCGGCGCCGCCGTGGGCAGCGCCGCCGTGCATGCGATGGTGCTGGGTGGGAAGATGAGCTTGCGGTGA
- a CDS encoding Rieske (2Fe-2S) protein, with amino-acid sequence MSAAAMEPVRICASDELLEGGAGLRRPAKYAGGDAVVFFVRYGGEAYGYLNRCAHVPMELDWVEGQFFESSGLYLMCATHGAIYAPDTGKCVGGPCRGGRLRPVQVDERDTPDGRAVFWLPDDDLCPVTP; translated from the coding sequence ATGAGCGCAGCCGCCATGGAACCGGTGCGGATCTGCGCCTCCGATGAACTGCTCGAAGGCGGCGCCGGGCTGCGCCGCCCGGCTAAATATGCCGGCGGCGATGCGGTAGTCTTTTTTGTCCGCTATGGTGGCGAGGCTTACGGTTATCTGAACCGCTGTGCGCACGTGCCGATGGAGCTCGACTGGGTCGAAGGCCAGTTCTTCGAATCTTCGGGCTTATACTTGATGTGCGCCACGCACGGCGCAATTTACGCGCCGGACACGGGTAAGTGTGTCGGCGGTCCGTGCCGTGGCGGCAGGCTGCGTCCCGTTCAGGTCGACGAACGGGATACGCCGGATGGCCGCGCGGTATTCTGGCTGCCGGACGACGACCTGTGTCCGGTCACCCCCTGA
- a CDS encoding HAD-IA family hydrolase, translated as MAREQFDLIVFDWDGTLMDSTVHITRSIQSACRDLGLPVPADEAASYVIGLGLRDALQIAAPTLDPSDYPRLAERYRFHYLVKDQTTELFTGVREMLQALRDQGYLLGVATGKSRVGLNRALDQSRLTSLFDGTRCADETFSKPHPAMLHELTRELGQDVTRTVMVGDTTHDLQMAINAGVAGIAVTYGAHPAAALAALEPKFVAPNVAALSAWLLENA; from the coding sequence ATGGCTAGAGAGCAATTTGATCTGATCGTCTTCGACTGGGACGGTACCTTGATGGATTCGACCGTGCACATCACACGGAGTATCCAGTCGGCTTGCCGCGATCTCGGTTTGCCGGTGCCGGCGGACGAAGCGGCCAGCTACGTGATCGGCCTCGGCTTGCGCGACGCCCTGCAGATCGCCGCGCCGACGCTCGATCCGTCGGACTATCCGCGGCTGGCGGAGCGTTATCGCTTCCACTATCTGGTCAAGGACCAGACCACCGAGCTGTTCACCGGCGTGCGCGAGATGCTGCAGGCCTTGCGCGACCAGGGCTATCTGCTGGGCGTCGCCACCGGCAAGAGCCGTGTGGGCCTGAACCGGGCGCTCGACCAGTCGCGCCTCACGAGCCTCTTCGACGGCACCCGCTGCGCCGACGAAACCTTCTCGAAGCCGCATCCGGCGATGCTGCACGAACTGACCCGCGAGCTGGGTCAGGACGTGACGCGCACCGTGATGGTCGGCGATACCACCCATGACCTGCAGATGGCGATCAACGCCGGCGTGGCGGGCATCGCCGTCACTTACGGCGCCCATCCGGCCGCCGCGCTTGCCGCGCTCGAGCCGAAGTTCGTCGCGCCGAACGTCGCCGCGCTGTCCGCCTGGCTGCTCGAGAACGCATGA
- a CDS encoding RluA family pseudouridine synthase yields MKELGKISQKSVASDQVSMIEIDDGAAGQRIDNFLLRVCKGVPKSHIYRILRSGEVRVNKGRVDAQYRLEHGDLVRVPPIRIAQGTEASAHTPVPAANFNILFEDDHMLVIDKPAGVAVHGGSGVAFGVIEQMREARPQAKFLELVHRLDRETSGVLMLAKKRAALVGLHEQIRENRMDKRYYACVHGEWASDWGRRRAVKEPLHKYLTADGERRVRVQADGLASHTVFNLVNRWSEYALLEAELKTGRTHQIRVHLAHLDLPIVGDAKYGDFSLNKDLARSNARPGLKRMFLHAYRLKLAHPVTGAVLQFEAPLPAECRRFIDQLNELNQGSNPETELHG; encoded by the coding sequence ATGAAAGAGTTAGGCAAAATATCCCAGAAATCGGTCGCAAGCGACCAGGTCTCGATGATCGAGATCGACGACGGCGCGGCCGGACAGCGCATCGACAACTTCCTCCTACGCGTCTGTAAAGGCGTGCCGAAAAGCCATATTTACCGCATCCTGCGTAGCGGGGAAGTGCGTGTGAATAAGGGTCGGGTCGACGCCCAGTACCGCCTCGAGCATGGCGATCTGGTGCGCGTGCCGCCCATCCGCATTGCCCAGGGAACCGAAGCGAGTGCTCACACGCCGGTCCCGGCCGCTAATTTCAATATTCTTTTTGAAGATGACCACATGCTGGTCATCGACAAACCGGCCGGCGTCGCCGTGCACGGCGGCAGCGGCGTCGCCTTCGGGGTGATCGAGCAGATGCGCGAGGCGCGTCCGCAGGCGAAATTCCTCGAACTGGTGCACCGGCTGGACCGCGAGACCTCCGGCGTGCTGATGCTGGCGAAGAAACGCGCGGCGCTGGTCGGCCTGCATGAGCAGATCCGCGAGAACCGCATGGACAAGCGCTACTATGCGTGCGTCCATGGCGAGTGGGCGAGCGACTGGGGCCGCCGCCGGGCGGTCAAGGAGCCGTTGCATAAATATCTGACGGCGGACGGCGAGCGCCGCGTGCGGGTTCAGGCGGACGGCCTCGCGTCGCATACGGTTTTCAATCTGGTCAACCGCTGGTCGGAGTACGCGCTGCTCGAAGCGGAACTGAAGACGGGGCGTACGCATCAGATCCGGGTTCACCTCGCGCATCTGGACTTGCCGATTGTCGGCGACGCCAAATACGGCGATTTCTCGCTGAACAAAGATCTGGCGCGCAGCAATGCGCGCCCGGGGCTGAAGCGGATGTTTCTGCATGCGTACCGGCTCAAGCTGGCGCACCCGGTCACGGGCGCGGTGCTGCAGTTCGAGGCGCCGCTGCCGGCGGAATGCCGGCGCTTCATCGACCAGCTCAATGAACTGAACCAAGGGTCCAACCCGGAGACGGAACTGCATGGCTAG